Part of the Anaerolineales bacterium genome is shown below.
GTTTCCGCCGCGGGTTATTGACCGGCGACAAGGACTTGGCCTTTGTTGTACAGCCGTTCGGCGACATCCCGAAGCAGGACATAGTATCCGATATCCGATCCGCGAAAGTCGCTATTCATAAAGAAGACCGTGGCAAATCCGTCTTCCGGGTACAACAGCAGGTAGGTCGATACGCCTTTGTCGCTTCCATTGTGCCCGACAGCTTCGAAAAAAATCCAATCCATCCGCATCCAAATTAACCCCATATTGGCGCTTCCAAGAAAAACCGAGTCGCCGTGCGATTCGAACATCAACTCCACAGTCTTGGGCTGAAGGATGCCGGTCTCGCTGCCTGCCGGATCAAGATAAAACGCGGCAAAACGCGACAAATCACGAAGGGTTGTCCTGAGGGCGCCGGACGGATAATCGGGATAGCTGTATTGCGGGATCGGCTCCCCCTGATGGAACGGAGAAGCGATTTGCATTTCGCTGGCAGGAATATCGCGGATCCTGAAGTAGCTGTGTTCCATATCCAGTGGATCAAAGATGTGGCTTTGGCAATAATCCGCAAAGTCCTCGCCCGAAATCATCTCCACCAGGAGGGCCAGCAACGCCACGCCGTAATTGGAGTATTCTGAGCCTTCCCCGGGAGCCGTTTTACGATAGCTCGCCGCGCTATATTCCTCTCCACCGGGAACCAGATAGCTTTCCAGGAATTCGCCCAACCCCAACGGCGAGTCGCCTCCTCCGTCGGCAATGGTATAGAACCGTTGATACCGTTCGATTGATCCGTCGCTAATGGACGATTGGTGCGTCAACAGATGTTGAAAGGTAA
Proteins encoded:
- a CDS encoding beta-lactamase family protein, coding for MKRVKIITIVLAIGALIVVGIGLALNMMGMFLPAHADDIDRFMESRMAAMQSPGMAAGIIGPDGILWEGYYGTMDGRRPVNEDTLFLLASVSKTMVGTAAMQLWEQGKFELDDEINDYLDFEVRNPNHPEAAITFQHLLTHQSSISDGSIERYQRFYTIADGGGDSPLGLGEFLESYLVPGGEEYSAASYRKTAPGEGSEYSNYGVALLALLVEMISGEDFADYCQSHIFDPLDMEHSYFRIRDIPASEMQIASPFHQGEPIPQYSYPDYPSGALRTTLRDLSRFAAFYLDPAGSETGILQPKTVELMFESHGDSVFLGSANMGLIWMRMDWIFFEAVGHNGSDKGVSTYLLLYPEDGFATVFFMNSDFRGSDIGYYVLLRDVAERLYNKGQVLVAGQ